A region of the Apium graveolens cultivar Ventura chromosome 6, ASM990537v1, whole genome shotgun sequence genome:
TGCATCTACTTCTTGATAAAGGACTACAGTTCGACCCTCAACAAAACTCCCACGATGGTTACGCATTACCATTCCTATGGAGAAAGATTCAGCCCCCTGAAACCACGAAGCATCTACATTTACCTTATATTCCCCAGCAGCTGGAGTTGTCCACTTCCTCAGATTACAACTCATTTGAGATTTGTGAACTATCTTCTCTGTCACTCCCCTTGCTCTGGCTTCCTTCCAGTCTTGCACCATTTTGCTGCAACACTCCACAGCTACCTTCCCTGTAACCACCTTGCCCTCCCAGACTTGCTTATTTCTCCAGAACCAGATACCATATAGAACACTACACACCTGCGTAATTTCACTCTGAGATCCCGTCTCCAGTTTATGAAGAAGCCATACATTAGCTTCGTACATCTCGTTCGTGTCATACAGCAAATTTACATGTTGCCAGCAGCTCATTGCAAAAGAGCACTCAAAGAACACATGGCGTAAATGCTCAATCTCAACATTACACATGGGACAGATAATTGGGACTGGGATACCTTTACCTTTCAGCCTCACCCTCACAGGCAAATTATTACGACAAAATCTCTAGATAAAAATTTTGACCTTGTGTGGGAGTGCCAATTGCCAGACCTTGTGCCAGCCATTCGACTGAGGAATTGCAGATCTATCAACATTTCGATTATGCCAAAAATTGTACCCAGATTTCACTGTATATATTCCATCCTTGGAGCTGGACCACACTATTCTATCCTCAACTTCATGTTGTGGCACCCTAGTTGCCAGAATAGCTTTAGCATCAACCATCATAAACAGCTGCTTCACTTTCCTTTCATCCCATATTTTAGTTCCTGGAATGAATAACGACTTGACACATTCAGACCTGCCAACATAGCCATGAAAATCATCAAcgcaaaaattatttttatctcTTAGCCAATGATCTTTAGTAGCAATGATATCACTGCCATTTCCTACCACCCATCTGCAACCACCCTTCAATAATTCCTTGACCTGCCATATTCCCCCCAGACCGTGCTCGAGTTATTTCCTTTAACAGCATGTAACAAACTTGAATCAGAAAAGTATCTAGCTTTTAGCACTCTAGAAACCAGAAGATTAGGACAACTCATACAACGCCACACTTGTTTACCCAATAAAGCAACGTTAAAACCATACAGACTTCGAAAGCCTAAACCCCCTTTACCTTTTGACATACTCATTGACTCCCACGAATGCCAGTGGACACCCCTTCTCTGGCCATTACCTGATTTCCACCAATATTCATTGAACAGCCTCTCTATCTCCTGGCACAGCGATATTGGAAGCAAAAAACATGTCATACAATAACTGGGGTTAGATTGTGCAGCATTTTTTAGAAGTACTGTTTTACCCGCTCTTGAGATAGGTTTTGCATACCATGCCTGCAATTTTCGACTAACTTTCTCTTTTAAAAACCCAAACACCCTTTTCTTCGAGCGCCCGATCAAAGCAGGCAAACCCAGGTAATTGCTACTAGAGATATCATTAGATACCCCCAAAATCTCCGAGAATTCAACTTGCTTATCTCTTCTAATGTTAGAGCTATAAAAAATCCCAGACTTTTGAAAGTTAATAGACTGACCCGATTTAACAGCATACTCCTCCAAGATAGACTTGATTTTCAAAACCTCACTCACCTCTGCTTTAAAGAAAAGGAAGCTGTCATCTGCAAACAATAGGTGGGTAATTTCTGGAGCTGAAGTACTTATCCTACATCCATGAATTTTTCCCCTAGCTGCAGTATTATCAAGAGCAATGGACAACCCTTCTACACAAAACAAAAACAGGTAGGGGGATAAGGGATCACCCTGTCGAAGCCCCCTTCCTGGAATAATCGGACCCACTGTCATTCCATTGAAGCAAAATTCATACACCACTGTTGTTACACATCTCATCATCCATTTAATCCAACCCTCACAAAAACCCATAACAACCATCCTCTGATGCAAGTATGACCAATCAACTCTGTCATATAATTTACTAACATCTAATTTCAAAGTAATCTCACCATCTTGCCCCCTCTTTTTATTTCTCATGTGATGAATAACTTCAAAAGCCACCAAAAAATTGTATGTAATATTCCTACCATCCACAAAAGCTGATTGATTTTCAGCAATAATTCCAGGTAGAACCTCCTTGAGACGATTAGCAAGAACCTTAGCCATGATCTTATATAAAACATTGCATAAAGCAATAGGTCTGAAATCTCTCATTGTCGCTGCATTATCCTTTTTGGGGATCAAGACTACATTGGTGCTATTTAAATCTACAGGGAACGGATCACCTCGAAGCCACTTTTTACAACACTCGAACACTTCCTTTCCCATAATTTTCCAGAAACTCTGATAGAACGCAGGATTTAGCCCATCGGGCCCTGACACTTTGTCAGGGTGCATCTGATTAACTGCTATCGTGAATTCCTCAAAGGTAACTTCTTCAGTCAATTTCTCATTATGAGCTTCAGTTACAAGTCTGGGACTAGCTTCAACTTCAATATTATTCATGGAATTTGGCTTAGCGAATATATTACTGAAATATTCTCCCACTACATTGCACATACCTTCATTATCTTCCACCCGTAAACTTGTGTCAGTAACTAGATGAGGAATATGATTAGTTTTCTTCCTTGCAGAAGCGCTCGCATGGAAAAAGCGCGTATTCTCATCCCCTTCTTTCAATCAAAAGAGCTTAGCTCTTtgtttccagtaggtttcctcCTGCAACAACAAATCATTCATTCTTTCCTTCTCGATAACGAACTCCTTCACTCCTATTTCATCTGTTCTATCCTTAAGTTTATCCAGCACCTCCTTCTGCACTTTCAGTTTCTCCCTAAATTTATTAAAGAACGTTCTACCCCATTTACCCATAAATCTTGACACTTCCTTTAACTTCGGAATAAGATGCATAACAGGGATCTTCTTCCAAAATTCAGTAGTTTCCTTAACAAACGAGGGTTCCTTAAGCCACATATTCTCAAATCTAAAACGAAACACCTTCNNNNNNNNNNNNNNNNNNNNNNNNNNNNNNNNNNNNNNNNNNNNNNNNNNNNNNNNNNNNNNNNNNNNNNNNNNNNNNNNNNNNNNNNNNNNNNNNNNNNACAAGTTGGGATGAAatgggagaaggaagaattctcggctcggaattggtacaacagttgcatgactcggtcaagttaattcagaaaaggttgcttgctgctcaagatagacagaggaagtatgcggatccagcgcgtaaggacgttcaattccaaattggcgaagctgtgttgctgaaggtgtcacctagaaaagggttgatgagatttggcaagaaagggaagttagcacctagatacataggtccttttgagtttttgagtcaagtgggaaaggtcaccacctcagtatcagcatgtgcataatatattccatgtgtcgttgcttaagaagtacaatcctgacgctagccatgtgatagaatatgaacctgtaaaattcaggcagacctatcatttgtggagcaaccggttaaaatactcgactggcaagtaaagagtcttagaaataagtcagtaaagttagtaaaagtactttggaggaaccctaaggtcgaagagtcgacttgggagttagagtctgatatgcgttcctggcatcctcatcttttcacttagattctggggacagaatcccttaagggggagaggatgttacgaccggcattttgtgtaatattatttgtggattgggtataatattaaagtcaaatgaaaatatattcaatgattgtacgctagtgtgagtgaaaatttctgcattataaatttgctttgtgtagtatatgatttttcaagcaagagtttatttaatttcttttatttgatttataaggaatattctaagctttggaaaaattttcttttaaaggtattttgttcacaaattttgaaaatgattttataaagtctctaagaatccaagttattttatggtataaattttataatttttgaacttgtattttttttataaaaataaatctttataaattttatttgttataattagcaaattacatggctacccttgcatgcaaatactcttccaattcaactaaggggcaaggaagacatttccaaccccactcactttcattctactaaccaaattaccactttacccttgcatgcaaatctacctaactatattggaaggttactcttgtaaaatctcaaatccactcacttttggccaaataaaaaccaaactaacatgattattactccatattcaccccaccatttctacactcctcctttcctccccctcctcggctctcccctctcctctcggctttttggccgaagccataccccctccattttcttcattcttcattcaagctcccactttgcaatcaagtaaatgttacttcctatatcttgatcatacataattcaaagagtgatgagtgaaaagtttaagtttaagggttgcatgtaaaggttttagtgaaactcaaaatacaatcttgattcttatggatttaaggttgttttgagaggactacaagaaatggataaatgccaagtcttgagaaggaaactcttgatgatttaatggccatttccctccatttcattcggccatgaccatataggagccgaatgaatggtccttgaaatcattcttgttgttttgatcaattgttgcattttatgtgataatgacttgaattttgtggtgaaaatttgataaaactccttgcatgctaagtgatcacctaggtataccttatgctaggcttgcatgtcaattttaagatggaataaaTGTAGAAaattgttgttttggtttgaaaaacccgaaggcatggatgcatgaggatttctcttagaatgttgtaagattttgatcatttggaaagattttgttattgagccttaatttcagtaggtataatgtgttaatattgatttatgcttcttgttgcatggtaataattcgtaaTTATCTcttataaaaatgcataccttgttgtttcaaaagcatgaagatttgtgatttgtgaagtgtagattctcttgttttgccataattgtacttaaggtaaggatgatctcaccaagcttattttgagaataagggagttagttta
Encoded here:
- the LOC141665317 gene encoding uncharacterized protein LOC141665317, translated to MCNVEIEHLRHVFFECSFAMSCWQHVNLLYDTNEMYEANVWLLHKLETGSQSEITQVCSVLYGIWFWRNKQVWEGKVVTGKVAVECCSKMVQDWKEARARGVTEKIVHKSQMSCNLRKWTTPAAGEYKVNVDASWFQGAESFSIGMVMRNHRGSFVEGRTVVLYQEVDALEAEVLGIREALSWVKSMDGRKVTVESDSLVAVNAINGQNKFLLEVGHIIDHCRLLLQSLSGVSVKFVRKQANEVAHGLAKMPCSVNCFVIFTSPPTHLVEICNIDAS